The Amaranthus tricolor cultivar Red isolate AtriRed21 chromosome 2, ASM2621246v1, whole genome shotgun sequence genome contains the following window.
GGAAAATCAAAAGTTTGGtcctaatttattttcattctaCCTTGTCTTGTTAGTTCCGCAAGAGCACTTGACTTCTCAACCCCGCTTCTTTCAACGCATTGCAAACCTATTTTGCTCGTCTTTAGCATGTCCCTGCCTTCTTAAAAAAGGTTAGAGTATTCGCCCTTACTTTTTCCCTAGTTAAATTACAGCCATTAAAAGATCAAATTCTACACCATTCCGTCAAGTTTAAGATATGATCATGAGGTTTCAATCATTCAAACTCGCCTTTTAAACTTTAAATGTCTGTGCTTTGTGTCAAATTTCAAATATCTAAATCCGATATATgaaaatataacttttttttcttattgtaTCAGACAAAAATGAGAATGAAGACAATGACATCAAGAATGAAGATGAAAATGAGTTACCCAAAATCATGACAGGTTGGCTAACAATATACACATCTGAAGATCCAAAATCCCCTTTTACAAAACTTAGTGCAAGAACACAACTTTTAACTATGCTCAAAAAACTAATTGATCAATACAAGGGTGAAACCCTTAGCATTACATTTGCGGGTCATAGTTTAGGAGCAACACTAGCCATTGTAAGTGCATTTGATGTTGCTGAAAATCTAACAACAAAGATTCCAATTTCATGTATTGTTTTTGGATGTCCTAAAGTTGGTAACCAAACTTTTAAGACGAGATTTGATTCGTACCCTAATCTTAAGGTGCTGCATGTGAAAAACGTGATTGATTTGATTCCTCTATACCCTTTTAAGCTTTTGGGGTACGAAAATATAGGTACTGAACTCGAGATTGATACCAGAAAATCGCAATTTCTTAAGGAGTCGAAAAATCCTAGTGATTGGCATAACTTACAGGCTATATTGCATGTTGTGAATGGTTGGCACGGGTCGAAAAAAGAGTTTAAGCTTGTGAATAAGAGAAGTGTTGCTTTGGTTAATAAATCTTGTGATTTCCTTAAGGAGGAATGTTTGGTACCTCCATCTTGGTGGGTTGAAAAGAACAAAGGAATGATATTGAATAAGGAAGGGGATTGGGTTTTGGCTAGTCCTGAAGAAGAGCCAACTCCTGAATTTGATTAGTTAGCAAGTACTACCTGCTTGTTTTAAAGTGAGTCTTTTGTATATGTAACAATTTTTGTTGTATGGTTGTATGTTTTGTATGgtaaataaattatgtttatatgttttctttttatgtcaataataataataataataataataataattgtgtggcaatttttttttggagaaaCATTTTGTTTGATGAGCTCacaattgttatttttataatatataatgtggttttaattatcattttaagctgatgattggaacctcatgatatgttatatactctaatacacTTCTCACTTAAAAGCCCTTTTATGTGGTATCAGAACTAATGTGACAAGAGCCTACGGGTTCAATTCATacccacccctcatttaaacaccaatttaaataagttaaaatatcaacttaagctGCATAAAACACCAACTTACAAATATTAACTTGATCAagttaaaatactaattttgataGGTTAAAATATGAACTTTAATAGTTTAATAACTTAATAGGTAAAAACACCACTTAAAATGCCAATTCTAACTCTTAAAACGCCTACTCCAAtaataaaatatctattttaagacttagaatgtctattttaattatttaaagtttgtcAAATCTAAGACTTAAAATGCCTAATTTAAAGTCTAAAATGTCTAATTCAAGCTTTaaaaaacaactttaaaattattaagtcgatcttTAGTGATCGCAGGTATGCCACGTTCTCAACAGAAGA
Protein-coding sequences here:
- the LOC130806621 gene encoding phospholipase A1-IIdelta isoform X1, giving the protein MEDQTQELGLSQEGPTWTQLLGSHNWDSLLDPLNDQLRRLILRCGDFCQVTYDTFINDQNSSYCGASRYSKSNLLEKTAFPGGYDNYDVVGYLYATARVSVPETFLLKSLSREKWDRESNWIGYVVVSKDEESRKLGRREIYVAWRGTIRDYEWVNVLGAQLASAQTLLRTVPQEHLTSQPRFFQRIANLFCSSLACPCLLKKDKNENEDNDIKNEDENELPKIMTGWLTIYTSEDPKSPFTKLSARTQLLTMLKKLIDQYKGETLSITFAGHSLGATLAIVSAFDVAENLTTKIPISCIVFGCPKVGNQTFKTRFDSYPNLKVLHVKNVIDLIPLYPFKLLGYENIGTELEIDTRKSQFLKESKNPSDWHNLQAILHVVNGWHGSKKEFKLVNKRSVALVNKSCDFLKEECLVPPSWWVEKNKGMILNKEGDWVLASPEEEPTPEFD
- the LOC130806621 gene encoding phospholipase A1-IIdelta isoform X2, translated to MEDQTQELGLSQEGPTWTQLLGSHNWDSLLDPLNDQLRRLILRCGDFCQVTYDTFINDQNSSYCGASRYSKSNLLEKTAFPGGYDNYDVVGYLYATARVSVPETFLLKSLSREKWDRESNWIGYVVVSKDEESRKLGRREIYVAWRGTIRDYEWVNVLGAQLASAQTLLRTDKNENEDNDIKNEDENELPKIMTGWLTIYTSEDPKSPFTKLSARTQLLTMLKKLIDQYKGETLSITFAGHSLGATLAIVSAFDVAENLTTKIPISCIVFGCPKVGNQTFKTRFDSYPNLKVLHVKNVIDLIPLYPFKLLGYENIGTELEIDTRKSQFLKESKNPSDWHNLQAILHVVNGWHGSKKEFKLVNKRSVALVNKSCDFLKEECLVPPSWWVEKNKGMILNKEGDWVLASPEEEPTPEFD